One Xylanibacillus composti genomic window carries:
- a CDS encoding helix-turn-helix domain-containing protein, whose protein sequence is MSDLKKLIGEKIRSIRNKKNLTLLQLSQITGQQTSYLTEVELGKRNLSIDSLEKIMDALNIKPGDLFDFREIDPDSQEFETRTVLEVHYQFLLGKKSEDVKMIHKITTEIFKSIDAAEKSG, encoded by the coding sequence ATGTCTGATTTAAAAAAACTAATCGGTGAAAAAATTCGTAGCATACGTAATAAAAAAAATCTGACCCTACTTCAGTTAAGCCAAATAACAGGGCAACAAACCTCATATCTAACCGAAGTTGAACTTGGAAAAAGAAATCTATCCATTGATTCATTGGAAAAAATCATGGATGCTCTTAACATAAAGCCAGGTGATCTTTTTGATTTTCGAGAAATCGATCCAGATTCTCAGGAATTTGAGACCAGAACTGTCCTTGAGGTCCACTACCAATTTCTATTAGGGAAGAAAAGCGAAGACGTAAAGATGATCCATAAGATAACAACGGAGATTTTCAAATCAATAGATGCCGCAGAGAAGTCTGGATAG
- a CDS encoding VanZ family protein translates to MVKQRKILLTATIVYTIIVLYFMFFAFGRGEASEQISSYTFIFMPENFISLPSPADLLHPNLMSMVAFGNTIAFIPFGILIPWLYRVSFVRFIILFFIAILVLETIQALTFLGSFDINDALQNSIGAALGFGAYKLGFRYRSLGRNLVATAISGMVLFIALWGLGAAVDKLTTKVEGPFVAITEWTDNSGNSSTGDKPDSIQINGQKIPLRYNLYGAEGGDSRTFTYKSEGQTIFSFDYGCPEPTDYSGSISVTRDDREIMSNSGELQRTHPDLFPSLFKIPLEPGDELKITIKGDMKAWDVGYTRMQYFWN, encoded by the coding sequence ATGGTCAAACAACGCAAAATTTTACTAACCGCAACTATTGTCTATACCATTATTGTACTTTATTTTATGTTCTTCGCTTTCGGCAGAGGAGAGGCTTCGGAGCAAATTTCCAGCTACACCTTTATTTTCATGCCCGAGAACTTTATTAGTTTGCCGTCTCCAGCTGATCTCCTGCATCCCAACCTAATGAGTATGGTGGCTTTCGGGAACACTATTGCGTTTATTCCTTTCGGTATATTGATTCCATGGCTATACCGGGTCAGCTTTGTCCGGTTCATCATCTTATTCTTCATCGCGATTCTTGTGCTGGAAACGATCCAGGCCCTTACATTCCTGGGCAGCTTCGATATCAACGACGCTCTTCAGAATTCGATTGGAGCAGCCCTCGGTTTTGGGGCGTACAAGCTTGGTTTCCGTTACCGGAGCCTCGGGCGCAATCTGGTGGCAACGGCTATATCGGGTATGGTTCTTTTTATAGCTTTATGGGGATTAGGGGCGGCGGTAGACAAATTAACAACTAAAGTAGAGGGTCCGTTTGTGGCGATCACTGAATGGACGGACAACTCGGGCAATTCATCCACCGGAGACAAACCGGACAGTATTCAAATCAACGGACAGAAGATACCGCTCCGCTATAACCTATATGGCGCTGAAGGCGGAGATTCCAGAACGTTCACGTACAAGTCTGAGGGACAGACGATTTTCTCCTTCGATTACGGATGCCCCGAACCAACGGATTATTCCGGTAGTATCAGTGTTACTCGGGATGACAGGGAGATCATGAGCAATTCTGGAGAACTTCAGCGTACTCATCCTGATCTGTTCCCTTCGCTATTCAAGATTCCGCTTGAGCCGGGGGATGAGCTGAAGATCACGATTAAGGGCGACATGAAAGCATGGGATGTCGGGTATACGCGGATGCAGTATTTCTGGAACTAA